The following coding sequences are from one Collimonas arenae window:
- a CDS encoding SIR2 family protein yields MEVAIPTLSGAEFASAFALRPHLFAWFLGAGASAASGIPTGYAMIRDFKKRIFCQKNGYSIQEVDSGDPLWIGRIDEFFKRSNILPPDGDPEEYSTAFELVYPQENLRRQYIADAIRKGTPSFAHRVLAALMSSKQLNCLFTTNFDPLVEDSLTLSNALLPPEQQAKPTIAAIDSAERAKRCIDESDWPLVAKLHGDYTSLNIKNTSAELRTQDERMRGVLIEACKRSALVIVGYSGRDASIMEALESVLREPSAYPSGLYWVTSSRDRVLPAVQKLLENAAKAGVNVAVVESKNFDELAGDLISHIKLPDVLRNYVVVHKPTERLQPVVLRTADALPFPVLKYSALLVETLPTVARRVSISKALTTDEVRQLLKEQKCRAVFAALGNELAVFGRDDEILKALTSVDARVNGTIALNPEKDSWALGLLYDALTKALSRGRPLFPRLKRSGHALLVASSRAEDDENLKRRRETELKALKEAYGSPLTGEVPNLRYCFNEGIHLKLENVQDRWWCGFEPFTFVDVPRESRTKNGNESGDELGRPMMSAPDPSADWRRERWARKFNGNWSQIIAAWAGLLTSSEGHGLSSFWLSESEGINAVFKLSPVTGWSRPSHNHSYFDRNK; encoded by the coding sequence TTGGAAGTTGCGATACCTACTCTGTCGGGGGCGGAGTTTGCGTCGGCATTCGCACTGCGCCCGCATTTGTTCGCTTGGTTTCTTGGCGCTGGCGCATCGGCTGCTTCGGGAATTCCGACCGGATATGCAATGATTCGCGACTTCAAAAAGCGGATTTTCTGCCAAAAGAATGGCTATTCTATTCAAGAGGTGGATTCTGGTGACCCACTTTGGATTGGGCGCATCGACGAATTCTTCAAGCGTAGCAATATCCTTCCTCCGGACGGCGACCCTGAAGAATATTCCACAGCTTTTGAGTTGGTTTACCCACAGGAAAATCTTCGTCGGCAATACATCGCCGATGCAATAAGAAAGGGAACTCCTTCCTTTGCTCATCGCGTTTTGGCAGCGCTTATGTCAAGTAAACAGCTAAATTGCCTATTCACAACGAACTTCGACCCACTGGTCGAGGATTCTCTAACATTAAGCAATGCGTTGCTGCCACCAGAACAACAAGCGAAACCAACGATAGCTGCAATTGACTCTGCCGAACGTGCCAAACGTTGTATCGATGAATCAGACTGGCCTTTAGTGGCCAAACTTCACGGGGACTACACATCACTCAACATCAAGAACACTAGCGCTGAATTGCGGACGCAAGATGAACGCATGCGCGGCGTTCTGATTGAGGCGTGTAAGCGGTCTGCCTTGGTGATTGTCGGCTACAGTGGTCGAGACGCTTCAATTATGGAAGCGCTAGAGTCGGTCTTACGAGAGCCTAGTGCGTATCCAAGCGGCCTTTATTGGGTGACCTCATCAAGGGACCGAGTCTTACCAGCAGTGCAGAAGCTGCTTGAAAATGCTGCTAAAGCGGGTGTAAATGTCGCTGTAGTTGAATCCAAAAATTTCGACGAGTTAGCTGGCGATTTGATTTCTCATATAAAACTGCCAGATGTTCTTCGAAATTACGTAGTTGTTCATAAGCCTACCGAGAGGCTTCAGCCCGTGGTTCTTCGGACCGCAGATGCGCTGCCTTTCCCGGTTCTGAAATATTCGGCCCTTTTAGTAGAAACACTTCCTACCGTTGCGAGGCGCGTTTCCATTTCGAAAGCTCTAACTACAGATGAAGTTCGACAGCTCCTTAAAGAACAAAAGTGTCGCGCTGTTTTCGCTGCGCTCGGTAATGAACTAGCCGTATTTGGGCGGGACGATGAAATCCTGAAGGCGTTAACCTCCGTGGATGCTAGAGTGAACGGGACTATCGCCCTCAATCCAGAAAAAGACAGTTGGGCATTAGGCCTTCTATATGACGCGCTCACCAAAGCCTTGTCTCGCGGACGACCGCTTTTCCCCCGTCTCAAGCGTTCTGGTCATGCTTTGTTGGTGGCAAGCTCTCGCGCTGAGGATGATGAAAATCTCAAGCGGCGCCGTGAAACAGAGTTAAAGGCGCTCAAAGAAGCCTATGGCTCTCCCCTGACTGGAGAGGTTCCAAATTTGCGCTACTGCTTTAATGAAGGAATACATCTAAAGCTGGAAAATGTGCAGGACAGATGGTGGTGCGGATTTGAGCCGTTTACGTTTGTTGATGTTCCGCGTGAGTCAAGGACAAAGAACGGAAATGAAAGCGGCGATGAACTAGGTCGTCCGATGATGAGTGCACCAGACCCATCTGCTGATTGGCGGAGGGAGCGATGGGCAAGGAAGTTCAACGGAAATTGGTCTCAAATCATTGCTGCTTGGGCGGGTCTTCTCACGTCTTCCGAAGGACATGGTCTTTCGTCATTCTGGCTCAGCGAGAGTGAAGGAATTAACGCTGTATTCAAGTTATCGCCAGTGACCGGGTGGAGCCGCCCTTCTCATAATCATTCATACTTCGATAGGAACAAATAA
- a CDS encoding HsdM family class I SAM-dependent methyltransferase yields the protein MNKSVSPNVEKRQFARQIRQIARFVSEGEYDVKDVVGTLVVIWSKRQAPGLSCSGFRYLRSLARSKEIQSFVEWLCCRDFLEAAYWLSSAYSIWTGQEYRKKLAMFFTPPSLTRRLLDDLEQFGASFLKHSFFDPACGGAAFLAPIALRMKSELKAKGKSDEHILRHVEQHLFGTDLDPVLCQMSNQFLRIALADEIVQARIEPNFHVTKANSLSDVASLYGSFDVLVCNPPYRKMAAEEVAVYREDYDTVIEAQPNLYGLFMTLGLRLLRPTGVAAFVTPTSFLSGQYFSKLRTHLMENAEIVNIGIVRDRSGVFIDVDQETALTILKRRAPKYATETTANVSVVSRHGDLTSVGRCVIPNSGSAWPIPRTEGDAELIQLIGKSKYRLSDYGYRPRTGVFVWNRDKRPTFHSWKEAKAASAVAPFPLFWSSDIRPGGVVAFDGAPKSNFEPCFVDVLTNSSVSILRRPSVLLQRVTSNDQQLRLVAGVVPTEVFRRFGGFIGENHVVALESQADIPAFSPEVLVAVLGSQPVDRYFRCISGATNVSIFELQLLPLPDPKRLCALLKIGLAINEAVIQAYR from the coding sequence ATGAACAAGTCGGTTTCCCCGAATGTTGAGAAGAGACAATTTGCTAGACAAATCCGCCAAATCGCCCGATTTGTTTCCGAAGGGGAATACGACGTCAAGGACGTTGTTGGAACACTGGTTGTTATTTGGAGCAAACGCCAGGCACCTGGTCTGTCATGCTCGGGATTTCGTTACCTTAGAAGCCTTGCCCGCTCCAAAGAAATTCAAAGTTTTGTTGAATGGCTTTGTTGTCGTGATTTTTTAGAAGCCGCCTATTGGCTTAGTTCAGCATACTCAATCTGGACAGGACAAGAATATCGCAAGAAATTAGCGATGTTTTTTACTCCGCCGTCCCTCACACGCCGATTACTAGATGACCTTGAGCAATTTGGGGCCTCTTTTTTAAAACACTCTTTTTTTGACCCGGCATGTGGTGGTGCTGCATTTCTAGCGCCGATTGCTCTGCGCATGAAATCAGAGCTGAAAGCGAAGGGAAAATCTGACGAACACATTCTTAGGCATGTGGAGCAGCATCTGTTTGGGACAGACTTGGACCCCGTCTTGTGTCAGATGTCGAATCAATTTTTGCGAATTGCACTAGCCGATGAAATTGTACAAGCCCGAATAGAACCAAATTTCCATGTCACAAAAGCGAATTCTCTTAGCGACGTAGCCTCTCTTTACGGGAGTTTTGACGTTTTAGTTTGTAATCCTCCTTATCGCAAAATGGCAGCAGAAGAGGTGGCGGTTTACCGCGAAGACTACGATACCGTCATCGAAGCTCAGCCGAACCTATACGGGCTGTTCATGACATTGGGTTTAAGGCTTTTGCGCCCAACAGGTGTCGCCGCTTTTGTCACACCAACTAGCTTCCTGTCTGGGCAGTATTTTTCTAAGCTCCGCACCCATCTTATGGAAAATGCGGAGATTGTAAACATTGGAATTGTAAGGGACCGTAGTGGCGTGTTCATAGATGTTGACCAAGAAACTGCGCTAACAATTCTAAAGCGCCGTGCCCCAAAATACGCGACAGAGACTACTGCAAATGTATCAGTGGTTTCTCGACACGGTGATTTAACCTCCGTAGGGCGATGTGTTATACCAAATTCTGGTAGTGCATGGCCTATACCGAGGACCGAAGGCGACGCCGAGTTAATACAACTAATAGGTAAGAGTAAATACAGATTGTCGGATTACGGTTATAGGCCGCGAACCGGCGTTTTTGTGTGGAATCGAGATAAACGGCCAACCTTTCATTCTTGGAAGGAGGCTAAAGCGGCCAGTGCAGTGGCACCTTTCCCCCTTTTTTGGTCAAGCGATATCAGACCGGGAGGCGTGGTCGCATTTGATGGCGCCCCAAAAAGCAATTTTGAACCTTGTTTCGTTGATGTTTTAACTAATAGCTCTGTTTCGATTTTGCGCCGGCCGTCAGTGCTTCTACAGAGAGTTACATCCAATGACCAACAGCTTCGCTTAGTCGCCGGCGTCGTACCGACCGAAGTTTTCCGCCGTTTTGGCGGATTTATTGGCGAAAACCATGTTGTTGCCTTGGAATCGCAGGCGGACATACCTGCATTTTCGCCAGAAGTACTCGTCGCAGTGCTCGGTTCCCAGCCAGTTGATAGGTACTTCCGTTGCATATCAGGAGCGACAAATGTATCCATTTTTGAGCTCCAGCTGCTTCCTTTGCCAGACCCTAAGCGCCTCTGCGCTCTTTTAAAAATCGGCCTTGCCATAAATGAGGCAGTGATTCAGGCATATCGATAA
- a CDS encoding DEAD/DEAH box helicase family protein, producing the protein MSEPVLRVNPTQISTTLKEAVVDALLNMTHAHISGAGAFGKQLYGARPRTTLNSGFLLPQKNDSGGDEVTSPIWISSHGLQLQVTSGLDSAITVKPYLSVYVRILPDESDLAKPNCRLSFRLRRDIFTSVRDAIRSREDDEWEKIKGSYPSRYKHPDWPRIRNEIRDKVYTERNIPLNLSTLESEEPAQDDSSQADDGAVEAGVVTDGVTPVSIRDEDFEPLTIPHKWLRLDVSLPEFCFAPNNGAAAVEIAASQHAELMNAALEQYLKAWADGPEGKQWGYRHMPVRPSQYKRWSAFLDDIRSSQESVVLPQIQLAWNVQVAQDWLDQTGLNVLIALENRSIESRQQVDNTDQAVFLVELEVHMPSTLHRNLKLERVEPSYRYNRYLRYSAMGHNGGVKAISADNDSTVLRTTWAPRYVQPRIVPTSGNSINRHVRALGKAEGFAGVVPIVAAMRDWLAEQPNKIDPTDGLDKSDITSIERETEKFKEDLQKWGNEIASIETGIELLKESRAAWSARGKQTDNKAIVFEAWLAMNESMANFMQKRFKNDDGEWRLFQLAFIIANIPALASRIPEFKHYYNAARDDSVTLLYFATGGGKSEAFFGLLIFNLLLDRLRGKLTGVTAMLRYPLRLLTIQQAQRCAKVLAQAELVRRKYGYPGDPLSIGFWVGSGGSPNHHSTKGVSSIKEIEEVFPDKTSEEKLLDTDPKYRSAVHAWNKIPSCPFCDAMTTLRRFPAQGGTIAHVCSNRDCPSNDGDWKPLPFYICDEDIYDLAPSVLLGTVDKLALIGHSSGTIRRVYGMLGAAPWRNPSTKRLKIPLKKDLEKGYAACGYEPLSPAYANGVKHFHDPFPSLIIQDEAHLLDESLGTFAGLFESTLDAIFSHMFKPLANIVAQSPNHLRRRAKVIAASATVSEPERQLEHLYQREIPASQFPHPGPTLYDSFYAVPDEPDSAEVSRAKQLEPEVRSPQARVYCGFMTNGKPHTATSVAVLSNFHLCISRLFTGLVDGDQKMQQTMRQSLQDCVSSGPLQELHQQVLGTASISEIATMVDLHRIALTYVTNKKGGDQIMAAEHEETRKRHLNGDVPLDNLDTRLITGSVDQGEIQAVVRAAQERDLPGQPFTPLSQVLRSVIATSAISHGVDVEEFNSMFFAGMPSDIAEYIQASSRVGRTHIGFVVLIPTPQRRRDRYIVEVFDIFHRFLERMVQPAAIDRWAEKAVERVFPSLLQAYLVGIVPTCKLVELPEDEKTKVPDFTWVPDIRKEFNQRGINFVKEITRFIELAIGLKEGYCPEGIDHYRKMIDDKTWLILNLWTSSALYGNGHLKAYFDGQTDSMNKPMTSLRDVDQGGDIRMSFKDAQGKRQKANEVFAVMELVRNGVAENDDDET; encoded by the coding sequence ATGAGTGAGCCAGTCTTGCGGGTAAATCCTACCCAAATCTCCACAACGCTAAAAGAGGCTGTTGTCGATGCGCTGCTGAATATGACACATGCGCACATTAGCGGCGCAGGTGCATTTGGGAAGCAGCTATATGGTGCCCGCCCTCGTACGACCCTCAATTCGGGTTTTCTTTTGCCACAAAAAAATGACTCTGGCGGCGATGAAGTAACGTCCCCCATCTGGATTTCATCACATGGACTTCAGCTGCAGGTGACTTCCGGACTCGACTCGGCCATCACCGTTAAGCCGTATCTCTCTGTCTACGTCCGCATTCTCCCCGATGAGTCGGATTTGGCTAAACCAAACTGCCGGTTGAGTTTCCGGCTACGACGTGACATTTTCACTTCTGTGCGCGATGCAATCCGCTCTCGAGAAGACGATGAATGGGAAAAGATAAAGGGGAGTTACCCATCTCGTTACAAGCATCCGGACTGGCCTCGGATTCGGAATGAAATTCGAGACAAAGTTTACACTGAGCGCAACATCCCGCTTAACCTATCGACGCTTGAAAGCGAGGAGCCAGCTCAAGACGACAGTTCTCAGGCTGACGACGGTGCCGTAGAGGCCGGCGTGGTCACGGATGGAGTTACGCCAGTCTCCATTCGGGACGAGGATTTTGAGCCACTTACTATCCCACATAAATGGCTTCGGCTTGACGTGTCATTGCCAGAATTTTGTTTTGCTCCCAACAATGGGGCCGCTGCCGTAGAAATTGCAGCAAGCCAGCATGCAGAACTCATGAATGCCGCCCTAGAGCAATATCTGAAAGCATGGGCAGATGGCCCCGAAGGTAAGCAGTGGGGATACCGCCATATGCCAGTTAGGCCTAGCCAGTACAAGCGCTGGAGCGCCTTTTTAGATGATATTCGCAGTTCTCAAGAATCAGTCGTTCTACCGCAAATTCAGCTGGCGTGGAATGTACAGGTGGCTCAGGATTGGCTGGACCAGACTGGTCTGAACGTACTCATCGCTCTGGAGAATCGCAGCATCGAGTCACGCCAGCAAGTCGACAATACCGACCAAGCTGTGTTCCTTGTGGAGCTCGAGGTACACATGCCAAGCACGCTGCATCGTAACCTCAAGCTTGAGCGGGTGGAACCATCGTATCGCTATAACCGCTACCTGCGATATTCAGCGATGGGTCACAATGGTGGCGTAAAAGCCATCTCGGCAGACAACGATAGCACGGTTCTTCGTACCACTTGGGCGCCACGCTATGTTCAACCACGCATTGTTCCCACCTCGGGAAATAGCATCAACCGGCATGTGCGTGCACTGGGTAAAGCTGAAGGATTTGCGGGCGTAGTACCTATCGTTGCCGCTATGCGCGATTGGCTGGCCGAGCAGCCAAACAAGATTGACCCCACAGATGGGCTGGACAAGTCTGATATCACCTCCATCGAACGTGAAACTGAAAAATTTAAGGAAGACCTTCAGAAATGGGGCAACGAGATAGCCTCAATTGAAACGGGCATTGAGCTTCTGAAAGAGTCACGGGCGGCCTGGTCGGCGCGCGGCAAGCAGACGGATAATAAGGCCATCGTCTTTGAAGCTTGGCTTGCCATGAATGAATCCATGGCGAACTTTATGCAAAAACGGTTTAAGAACGACGACGGTGAATGGCGCCTGTTTCAGCTTGCCTTCATAATCGCGAATATTCCGGCCTTGGCTTCCCGTATTCCTGAATTCAAGCATTACTACAACGCAGCACGGGATGACTCTGTTACGTTGCTGTACTTTGCCACGGGTGGTGGGAAGTCCGAAGCCTTCTTCGGTCTACTTATTTTCAATCTCTTGCTGGACCGCTTGCGAGGAAAGTTAACTGGCGTTACTGCGATGCTGCGTTATCCGCTGCGGCTTCTTACTATCCAACAGGCTCAACGCTGCGCAAAAGTACTGGCGCAAGCTGAACTCGTCCGCAGAAAATACGGCTATCCGGGCGACCCACTATCCATCGGATTTTGGGTGGGAAGTGGGGGCTCGCCCAATCACCATAGCACCAAAGGCGTGAGCAGCATCAAAGAAATAGAGGAAGTGTTTCCCGACAAGACGTCGGAGGAAAAATTGCTGGACACAGACCCGAAATACAGAAGCGCGGTCCATGCTTGGAACAAGATTCCGTCTTGCCCTTTCTGCGACGCTATGACGACTTTGCGTCGCTTCCCAGCGCAGGGAGGCACCATCGCGCACGTGTGCTCCAATCGGGATTGCCCGTCCAATGACGGCGACTGGAAGCCGCTGCCTTTTTATATCTGTGATGAAGATATTTACGACCTTGCACCTTCAGTGTTGTTGGGCACAGTCGATAAGCTGGCGCTCATCGGCCACTCCTCGGGAACAATTCGCCGTGTGTACGGGATGCTTGGCGCGGCCCCTTGGCGAAATCCCAGTACCAAGCGCCTAAAGATTCCGCTTAAAAAAGACCTCGAAAAGGGATATGCGGCATGTGGATATGAGCCACTTTCGCCAGCCTATGCCAATGGAGTTAAACACTTTCATGACCCATTTCCAAGTTTGATAATTCAGGATGAGGCGCACTTGCTCGACGAATCGCTGGGCACTTTTGCCGGGCTATTCGAATCGACTTTGGACGCTATTTTTTCGCATATGTTTAAGCCATTGGCTAACATCGTCGCGCAAAGCCCAAACCACCTGCGCCGACGAGCAAAGGTCATTGCCGCATCAGCAACTGTCTCAGAGCCTGAACGCCAACTGGAGCACCTGTATCAACGTGAAATTCCAGCATCTCAGTTCCCGCATCCTGGCCCGACGCTGTATGACTCTTTCTATGCCGTTCCAGACGAGCCTGACAGCGCCGAAGTTAGCCGGGCCAAGCAACTTGAACCAGAGGTTCGCTCCCCTCAGGCGCGGGTGTATTGCGGGTTCATGACAAACGGGAAGCCGCATACGGCAACGAGCGTAGCCGTCCTCTCGAACTTCCACCTCTGCATTAGTCGCCTGTTCACCGGTCTAGTTGACGGAGACCAGAAGATGCAGCAAACAATGCGCCAAAGCTTGCAGGATTGCGTAAGCTCTGGGCCACTTCAGGAGTTGCACCAGCAAGTGCTCGGCACAGCTAGTATCAGCGAGATTGCCACAATGGTCGACTTGCACAGAATTGCCCTGACTTATGTCACGAACAAAAAGGGTGGTGACCAAATCATGGCCGCCGAACACGAGGAAACCCGGAAACGCCACCTCAACGGCGACGTCCCACTCGATAACCTCGATACACGGCTCATCACAGGCTCGGTTGACCAGGGTGAGATTCAGGCTGTTGTACGTGCGGCTCAGGAACGGGACCTGCCAGGCCAACCTTTTACACCTTTGTCGCAGGTGCTCCGGTCGGTCATCGCAACATCAGCTATTTCACATGGCGTGGATGTGGAAGAATTCAATTCAATGTTTTTTGCCGGGATGCCTTCGGATATCGCGGAGTATATTCAGGCTTCTTCGCGTGTCGGCCGAACCCACATTGGATTTGTTGTCCTAATTCCGACTCCGCAGCGCAGGCGTGACCGATACATTGTTGAGGTTTTTGACATCTTCCATCGATTCCTTGAGCGCATGGTGCAACCTGCCGCAATCGACCGCTGGGCTGAAAAGGCTGTTGAGCGAGTGTTCCCGAGTCTGCTGCAGGCTTACCTGGTCGGAATCGTGCCCACCTGCAAGCTCGTCGAACTTCCAGAAGACGAGAAGACCAAGGTCCCCGATTTCACTTGGGTGCCCGACATTCGAAAGGAGTTTAACCAGCGTGGTATCAACTTTGTGAAGGAAATTACTCGTTTCATCGAACTAGCCATTGGCTTAAAGGAAGGCTACTGCCCTGAAGGTATTGACCATTATCGCAAGATGATTGACGACAAGACCTGGTTGATACTGAACCTTTGGACTAGTAGTGCGCTGTATGGCAATGGCCATCTGAAAGCGTATTTCGATGGGCAGACGGATTCTATGAACAAACCGATGACATCCCTTCGTGATGTTGACCAAGGGGGTGATATTCGTATGTCGTTCAAGGACGCGCAAGGCAAACGCCAAAAAGCGAATGAAGTATTTGCTGTTATGGAACTTGTGCGCAATGGGGTTGCTGAAAATGATGACGATGAGACCTGA